The following coding sequences are from one Oncorhynchus kisutch isolate 150728-3 linkage group LG23, Okis_V2, whole genome shotgun sequence window:
- the LOC109868594 gene encoding neuropeptide Y receptor type 1-like — protein MTNNSSSSGVWENSDWSESAQCPPSVSGATFLIVAYSTVIAVGLLGNVGLVFIIGRQKELHNVTNILIANLSCSDILMCVVCLPVTVIYTLMDRWVLGEALCKVTPFVQCVSVTVSIFSLVLIALERHQLILHPTGWSPAAGHSYLAVGLTWLVACFISLPFLSYNILTDNPFQNLTLPANPFRDHVICLEKWPTERHRLAYTTSLLLFQYCLPLLLVLLCYLRIFLRLRRRRDVVERSRKARGAQRINAMLAAIVAAFALCWLPLNVFNTIFDWDHQALPACQHDAVFSACHLTAMASTCINPVVYGFLNSNFQRELKAQLQRCHCGLGAPESYENFPLSTVGSEGITKMSMLNRAGSMSIAPPPRAEPSVNICS, from the exons ATGACCAATAACAGCAGCTCCTCTGGCGTCTGGGAGAACTCTGATTGGTCAGAGTCAGCCCAGTGTCCACCCTCGGTGAGTGGAGCCACCTTCCTCATCGTGGCCTACAGCACGGTGATCGCAGTAGGGTTGTTAGGCAATGTGGGCCTGGTTTTCATCATCGGGCGGCAGAAGGAACTTCATAATGTCACTAACATTCTAATCGCCAACCTGTCCTGCTCCGACATCttgatgtgtgtggtgtgtttaccTGTCACCGTCATCTACACTCTGATGGACCGCTGGGTACTGGGGGAGGCACTCTGCAAG GTCACTCCGTTTGTACAGTGTGTGTCAGTGACGGTGTCTATTTTCTCCCTGGTGTTGATTGCGTTGGAGCGCCATCAGTTGATCCTGCACCCTACTGGCTGGTCCCCAGCAGCAGGCCACTCCTACCTGGCCGTAGGTCTCACCTGGTTGGTCGCCTGCTTCATATCACTCCCGTTCCTGTCCTACAACATTCTGACCGACAACCCCTTCCAGAACCTCACGCTGCCTGCCAACCCCTTCAG agacCATGTGATCTGTTTGGAGAAATGGCCAACTGAAAGACACCGTCTGGCCTACACCACCTCCCTGCTGCTGTTCCAGTACTGCCTCCCTCTGCTACTAGTGCTGCTCTGCTACCTCCGCATATTCCTACGCCTACGTCGAcgcag GGACGTGGTGGAGCGGAGCCGGAAGGCCCGAGGAGCCCAGAGGATCAATGCTATGTTGGCGGCCATCGTTGCCGCCTTCGCCCTCTGCTGGCTGCCGCTCAACGTGTTCAACACGATATTCGACTGGGACCACCAGGCGCTGCCCGCCTGCCAGCATGATGCTGTGTTCTCCGCCTGCCACCTCACCGCCATGGCCTCCACATGTATCAACCCTGTG gtgtacgGTTTCCTGAACAGTAACTTCCAGAGGGAGTTGAAGGCCCAGCTGCAGCGCTGCCACTGTGGATTGGGGGCGCCAGAGAGCTACGAGAATTTCCCACTCTCCACCGTTGGCAGCGAGGGGATCACCAAGATGTCGATGCTGAACCGGGCAGGGTCAATGAGCATCGCTCCACCACCACGGGCTGAGCCCAGTGTTAACATATGCAGCTAA